A region from the Verrucomicrobiota bacterium genome encodes:
- a CDS encoding glutathionylspermidine synthase family protein — MQRHTITPRIRWKAKVEEVGLTYHTHEGGPYWDESGYYELSSAEVDTLEAAANSVHKLCIEAATFVIENNGWARLGLPDAAVPTILKSWERDDFSLYGRFDFAFDGTQPPKLLEYNADTPTALVEASVAQWFWLQDCFKIADQFNSIHERLIEAWKRQAGRRVHFASIKDFPEDEQTVVYLQDTAHQAGLKTKFVHIEDLGWDSKLECFTDMDDEKVETCFKLYPWEWMWHEEFGEHLSAESVHFIEPAWKMLLSNKGLLAVLWELFPGHENLLPCFETPNALGGDFVKKPRLAREGHNVTYVERGTTVEETGGDYGEEGHVYQALAPFPDFNGNRPVMGVWVIDHEAGGLGIREDKRRIIGNFSRFVPHLF, encoded by the coding sequence ATGCAACGCCACACCATCACGCCGCGCATCCGATGGAAGGCCAAGGTCGAGGAAGTCGGCCTCACCTATCACACGCACGAAGGAGGGCCGTATTGGGACGAGTCCGGCTACTACGAGCTTTCGAGCGCGGAGGTGGACACGCTCGAAGCCGCCGCGAACTCCGTTCACAAACTCTGCATCGAAGCCGCCACGTTCGTGATCGAGAACAACGGCTGGGCGCGCCTCGGCCTTCCCGACGCCGCCGTGCCGACCATCTTGAAATCGTGGGAGCGCGATGACTTCAGCCTCTACGGGCGGTTCGACTTCGCCTTCGACGGCACGCAACCGCCGAAGCTTCTCGAATACAACGCCGACACGCCCACCGCGCTCGTCGAGGCGAGTGTCGCGCAGTGGTTCTGGTTGCAGGACTGCTTCAAGATCGCCGACCAGTTTAATTCCATCCACGAACGGCTCATCGAGGCGTGGAAGCGGCAGGCCGGCAGGCGCGTCCACTTCGCGAGCATCAAGGACTTCCCCGAGGACGAGCAGACCGTCGTGTATCTGCAGGACACCGCGCACCAGGCGGGGCTCAAGACAAAGTTCGTGCACATCGAGGACCTCGGCTGGGATTCGAAACTCGAGTGCTTCACGGACATGGACGACGAGAAGGTGGAGACGTGCTTCAAGCTCTACCCGTGGGAATGGATGTGGCACGAGGAATTCGGCGAGCACCTGTCCGCGGAGTCCGTGCATTTCATCGAGCCCGCGTGGAAAATGCTCCTCAGCAACAAGGGCCTGCTGGCCGTGCTGTGGGAACTTTTTCCGGGACACGAAAATCTGCTGCCGTGCTTCGAGACGCCGAACGCGCTCGGCGGGGACTTCGTGAAGAAGCCCAGGCTCGCGCGAGAAGGCCACAACGTCACCTACGTCGAGCGCGGCACGACCGTCGAGGAAACGGGAGGCGACTACGGCGAGGAAGGCCACGTGTATCAGGCGCTCGCGCCGTTCCCCGACTTCAACGGCAACCGCCCCGTGATGGGCGTGTGGGTGATTGACCACGAAGCCGGCGGGTTGGGAATCCGCGAGGACAAACGCCGGATCATCGGCAACTTTAGCCGCTTCGTGCCGCATTTGTTCTAG
- a CDS encoding DUF350 domain-containing protein, with translation MKNGLLTRGAAMLAALIFATPAHAATDDWAAKSLGEALGHMALFAVIGIVVAVVGYKVFDKCTPGDLHKEIIENKNTAAAIIGAAVIIGVCLIVAAAMS, from the coding sequence ATGAAGAACGGACTTCTCACTCGCGGCGCGGCGATGCTTGCAGCGTTGATTTTTGCCACGCCCGCGCATGCCGCCACAGACGACTGGGCTGCCAAGAGCCTCGGCGAGGCGCTCGGACACATGGCGCTCTTCGCCGTGATCGGCATCGTCGTCGCCGTCGTCGGCTACAAGGTTTTCGACAAGTGCACGCCGGGCGATCTGCACAAGGAGATCATCGAGAACAAAAACACCGCCGCTGCGATCATCGGCGCCGCCGTCATCATCGGCGTGTGCCTCATCGTGGCCGCGGCGATGTCCTGA